GAAGGTGGAGATCCGGGTGCGGGCTCCCGACGCCTTCACGTTGATCATCGTCTGGCCGATCATGGCGCAACCGCCCATGCCGCCGAAGAGTCCCGTGACGATGTTCGCGACGCCCTGGCCCCACCCCTCACGGGTCTTGTCGGACCGGGTGTCGGTGATGTCGTCGACGAGCTTCGCGGTCATCAACGACTCCAGCAGGCCCACCAGGGCCATCGCGACGGCGTACGGCGCGATGATCTGCAGGGTCTCCAGGGTGAAGGGCACGTCGGGGATCAACCACTGCGGAAGGCTGCTGGGCAGCTCGCCCTCGTCGCCGACGTCCGGCACCGCGATGCCGGCGGCGACGGTGAGGAAGGTCAGCGCCACGATCGCGACCAGCGGGGCGGGGACCACCGTGGTGAGTCGGGGCAGGCCGAACATGACCAGCAGGCCCGCGCCGATCATGGGGTACACCACCCACGGCACGTCGACCATGTAGGGCACCTGGGCGAGGAAGATCAGGATGGCGAGCGCGTTGACGAAGCCCACCATCACCGATCGCGGGATGAAGCGCATGAGCCGCGCGACGCCGATGAGGGACAGCACGATCTGCAGGACACCCGCCAGCAGCACGGTCGCGATCAGGTAGTCGAGCCCGTGCTGCATCACCAACGGGGCGATCACGAGCGCGATGGCGCCGGTGGCCGCCGAGATCATGGCCGGACGCCCGCCCACGAAGGCGATGGTCACGGCCATCGTGAAGGACGCGAACAGGCCCACGCGCGGATCCACCCCGGCGATGATCGAGAAGGAGATGGCCTCGGGGATGAGGGCCAGTGCGACGACCAGGCCGGCCAGCACCTCCGTCCGCAGGGCTCGTGGCGAGGCCAGCGCTGCTCGCACGGTCGCGGGACGACCGGTGTCCGGCTCGGGCGCGGGGATGAACGACATGCGGCTCCAGACCATGGCGGGGCGGGGCTCCGCGGAGCCCGAAGAACAGGGAGGGAGGGACGGCCCCGCGGGAGCGGCCATGAGGCCACCGCGCGAGGAGCCCGCCGGGCGCGAAGGATGCCGCGACGACCTCGGGGGCAACTCTATCCTCACGGAAGGGTTGGTTCGATCCGATGTGGCCGTGGACGGCCCCGAAGTGGGCAGACTCACACCGGCGGTCGGAGGTGGGAGGCGCGGACCGCCCTGCCGTAGGGTGAGGTTCGCCCTTTCCCCGATCCGCGGAGTCCCTCATCAGCACTGCACCCACGACCCGCTCGGTCGGCGACGAAGCGGCTCGCAGACGGACCTTCGCGATCATCTCGCACCCCGACGCGGGCAAGTCGACCATGACCGAGGCCCTGGCCCTGCACGCCCGGGCCATCGGCGAGGCCGGGGTCACCCACGGCAAGGCCGGTCGGCGCGCGACGGTGTCGGACTGGATGGACATGGAGCAGGAGCGCGGCATCTCGATCGCGTCCACGGCGCTGCAGTTCGAGTACCGCGACCACATCGTGAACCTGGTCGACACCCCCGGTCACGCCGACTTCAGCGAGGACACGTACCGGGTGCTGTCGGCGGTCGACTTCGCGGTGATGATCCTGGACGCGGCGAAAGGGCTGGAGCCGCAGACCCTGAAGCTGTTCAACGTGTGCCACCGCAGTGGCATCCCGGTGATCACGGTCGTCAACAAGTGGGACCGGCCCGGCATGGACCCGTTGGAGCTGCTCGACGAGATCGAGCAACGCATCAAGATCGTCCCCACCCCCGTCACGTGGCCGATCGGGATCGCCGGGGAGTTCCACGGCGTCATCGACCGGCGCCGCGACACCGCCGTGGCGTACACCCGGACCGCGGGCGGGGCCACGCGGGCGGGCGAGGACGACCTCACCGCCGACGAGGCCGCGCAGCGCTTCGGCGTCGACCACGCCGACGCGCTCGAGGGGGTCGAGCTGCTGGAGAGCGGCGGCCACACCCACGACCACGACCGGTTCCTCGCCGGCGAGACCACTCCCGTGCTCTTCACCTCCGGAGCCCTCAACCTCGGTGTCCATCCGCTCCTCGACTGCATCGTCGAGCTCGGACCGGCGCCCCGACCCCGGCCCGCCGTCGGCGGTGGACGCCGTGAGGTCGACGACGACTTCAGTGCCGTCGTGTTCAAGGTCCAGGCGGGCATGGACAGCAACCACCGCGACCACGTCGCCTTCGCCCGGGTCTGCTCCGGGGTGTTCGAGCGCGGCGTGGTCGTCACCCACGCGCAGTCAGGGCGACCGTTCGCCACCAAGTACGCCCTCAGCATGTTCGGACGCGACCGCGAGACGGCCGACCAGGCCTACCCCGGCGACGTCATCGGCCTGGTCAACGCCTCCCACCTGGCCATCGGCGACACCCTGCACGCGGGCGACCCGGTCACCTTCCCGCCGATCCCGAAGTTCGCGCCGGAGCACTTCGCCGTCATCAGCGCCCGCGACCCCTCCCGCTACAAGCAGTTCCGGCGCGGCATCGAGCACCTCGACCGCGAGGGGGTCGTGCAGGTGCTGCGCTCCCCCGCCCGTGGCGACCAGGCGCCGGTGCTGGCGGCGGTCGGCCCGATGCAGTTCGAGGTGGTCACCCACCGGCTGTTGCGGGAGTTCTCCACCGAGACGCGACTGGACCACCTGCCCTACACGATGGCGCGCAGCTTCGACCCGACGTTCCGGGAGGACCTCGCCGGCCATCGCGGCGCCGAGACGTTCACCCGCAGCGACGGCACCGACCTGATCCTGTTCACGGACCGGTGGAGGATGCAGTCGATCGCCCGCGAGGTGCCCCACGCGACGTTGGAGACGCTGGCCGCGGACGCGGACGCCTGACCGACGCGCGATCAGGCCGTGCGGTCGAGCGGATCGCGCGAGAACCACGCGAGGCCCAGGTCCGGACCGAGGCTGGTCTCCCTCACCAGTTCCAGGCCGGCCGACTCCAGGTGGGTCCGCAGCTCGCCGAAGTGGTGGTCCGGCGACGGGTGGAACTCCAGGACGAAGCGGCGGACCGGCGCCAGCAGGCCCGGGTCGGTGCCGAGCAGGATGTCGTACTCGGCCCCTTCGGCGTCGAGCTTGACCAGGTCGACCGTGTCGCCGGCGTCGGCCATGACCTCGACGAAGCTGCGCGCCGCGACCTCGATGGTCGTGCTGCCGGCCTGTCCCAGGTAGAGGACGCCGTTGTGCGCCCGCCCGGGCCCGTTGTCGGCCATGCGGAACGACCCGGTGCGAGCCGCGACCGCCATCCGGTGCACGGTGACGCGCTCGGCGAGCCCGTTGGTCTCGACGTTGCCGACGGTGTACTCCCCCGTCGACGGCGTGGGCTCGTACGACGCCACCGAGCCACCGGGGAACCGACGGGCGAAGGCCATCGCGAAGCACCCGACGTGGGCACCGATGTCGACCGCGACGGCATCGGACCGCAGGTCGCCGGTGAACCACTCGAACGCGTACTCGTCCTCGACGAACACCTCGAGCACGGGGCCCCAGGCGGCCGGTGAGTTCAGGGTGCGGACGCGCAGACCGTCGACCTCGAACACCACGTCCTGCCGCCGGGTCGCGATGGACCACAGGATGGCCCACGGGTTGTCGAAGTGCGTGAACACCTGACGGACCCGCAGCACGAGCTGACGGACGACGAACGTGACGGACATACCAACCCCCTTGGCACCGGTGGTCCCGCCGGATGCTCGAGGCGGGATCCGGCCACTGTACGGGAGGGCTGGTGCGCGACGGGGGAACCACCACTGGTGGGGAGGGTGGGGCTCGAACCCACGACCCAGGGATTATGAGTCCCCTGCTCTGACCGGCTGAGCTACCTCCCCGGAGCCGCTAGCGTAGCGACATGGAACCCTCTCCCCTGGAGCACGTCGACGAGAACTGGCAGCGCGCCCTCGTGGTGGTCGCGCACCCCGACGACGTCGAGTTCGGTGCTGCCGCCGCCGTCGCCCGCTGGACCGGGCAGGGCAAGGAGGTCGTGTACTGCATGGTCACCAGCGGGGAAGCAGGGATCGACGCGATGCACCCCGACGAGGCCCGTCGGGTCCGCGAGGCCGAGGAGATCGAGTCGGCCCGCATCGTGGGGGTCGACGTGGTGGAGTTCCTCGGCCTGCCCGACGGCATCGTGGAGTACGGGGTGCCGCTGAGGCGGGAGATCTGTGCCGTCATCCGGCGGCACCGTCCCGAGATCCTGGTGACCGGCAACTTCCACGACACGTGGGGCGGCTCCACACCGAACCAGCCCGACCACATCGCCGTGGGTCGGGCGACCCTGGACGCGGCCGGCGACGCGGGCAACCGGTGGATCTTCACCGAACAGCTCACCGACGGACTGCAGCCCTGGGGCGACGTCCGGCAGGTCTGGGCGGCCGGCTCACCGCAGGCCGGACACGCGGCCGACATCACGGACACCTTCGACCGGGGGGTCGCGTCGCTCGAGGCGCACCGCGCCTACATCGACGGACTGGGGTGGGAGAACTTCGATCCCGCCGAGATGCTGGAGGGTCAGTCGCGGCCGGCCGGGTCCCGGCTCGGGGTCACCCATGCCACCACCTTCGAGGTCCACAGCCGCACGTGGGGCGATTGAGGCTGCGCCCGCCGCCGGTTCAGCGCCGCGCGACCAGCAGGGGTTGAGCGGCCAGGCCGACGAGCCCGTGGTCGTCGCTGATGCGACCCTCGGCCAGACCGAGGCCATCGGGACCGAAGGTCGTGCGGGCGTCCAGCAGCATCCACTCGCCCGCCAGTTCACCCTGCAGCGTCACCGTCAGGGTCGGCGGGATGAACCACCACTCGTCGATGGGCAGGCCGCCGGACAGCCCGTTGGTGGAGTCGGCCACCACCACCAGCAGCCGCTGCAGCGGCGAGATCGTCTCCCCGGCCACCAGGGGCACCCGCACGCGGGTCCACACCACCGCAGGCCCGGGGGCGTCCGGACCGCCGCTCACGTACCGCCACTCGACGGCGTGCCCGTACCCCCAGTCGTCGGGGAAGCCGGGTGCGAAGCTCGTCGAGGCGACCTCCGGCCGCGCCGGGACCGGCTCCGCCCGGGCCAGGGGTGCGGTGGACCCGGACGTCCGGCGGATCCGCCAGGCCGTGGCCGACGCCGCCACCCGGTCGCCGGCCCACAGCTCGGCCCGCAGCATCTCGACCCGACGACCCGGACGCACCACCTCGACCGTGGTGCGGACCGGTCCCCGCGGGACCGGTCCGAGCAGGTCGACGGTGATGCGGCTGATCGCCATCGCGTCGTCGTCGCCGGTCCGCTCCATGGCACGCGCCAGCAGGGCGGACGGCGGGCCACCGTGCTGCTGGCTGCGGTCCCACGGACTCTCGGTGGCCCGGGTCGCCTCGAACTCGTCGTCGCCCACCGGCACGTAGAACGCTTCGTCGGTCACGCTCCGGACTGTAGCCCGAGCCGTGACGACGACGGGCCGGGAACATGACGTTCCCGGCCCGTGGTCGTTCGGTGCTCCCCCGGCTGGACTCGAACCAGCAACCCTTCGATTAACAGTCGAATGCTCTGCCAATTGAGCTACAGGGGATCGGCTCCTGAACCAGGAGCACGGTGCACCACCCTAGCAAGTCCTCGACGGAGGCGGTGCATGGCCCGGGTCTCCAGGACGCGTACCTGGTGGACGCTGATCCCGAGCAGCTGCGACACCTCGTGCCGGGCGCGCGGCGGACCCGGCAGCTCGCCGATCCGGTACCGCAGGCGGAGCACCTCGGGCACATCGATCCCGTCCAGGGCCGAGGCCGGTGTGGTGGTCCCGGCGAGGTCTCGCGGCAGCTCGGGCTCGACGACGGGGACGGCGGCTCGCATGGCGTCGCCGATCCACCACCAGGCGTAGGTGCCGAGCCGCACCCCACGGTCGGGGTCGAACCGGTCGACCGCCGCGATCAGTCCCACGGTGCCGCACTGGATCGCGTCGCCCAGCGCATCACCGGTGAAGCCGAGCAGACGGGCCCGCATCGCCACCAGTCGCAGCCCCGAGACGATCAGCTGCTCCCGCGCCGCCGCGTCGCCGGCTCGGGCAGCCCGGGAGAGCTCGACCTCCCGCTCGCGATCCAGCACCGGCAGCTCCAGGATCCGGTGGACGTAGTGCGTGGTGGACGACATGGGTCCACCGTGCCGACGCTCCACCCTCAGGGTCGACCGTCCGCCGGGGCCTGTGGACGGCGTGCCCGCGGCCCGGCCCTGGGGACGAGGAGGTCAGTCCGCGACGGTGCCGTCGACGGCCCTGTCCCGCAGGACCCGGTGCTGCTGCTCCAGCGCGATCAGCTCGCCGAACATCCGGTTGTAGGACTCCGCCTCGTCGACGGGGTTGGTCCGTTGCAGCTTGCTCTTGAGGTCGGCGACCTGACGTCCGAGCGTCAGCGCCTGCAGTCGGAACACCGAGACCGCGACCATCGCCGCCGTGGAGGTCTCGCGGGCGCGCAGCGGTTCGACGGCGGCGACCGCCAGGATCGGTCGGAGGTCCTCGTCGAGGGACTCCGCCACCTTCGGGATCCACGAGGCGTCCTCGGCCGTCGGCCAGGGCTCGGCCGCGAGCGCCGCCCACAGGCGCCGGGCCACCGGATGGGTGAAGTCGTTCTCGCCGAGGTCGTCGGCGACCGAGCCGACGAGGTGCGGGTACTGGGCGATGGCCTTCAGCGCCTCACGCTCGTCGGTGAACTCCGGGGCTCCGAAGGGTGGACCTGCCGGGACCGCGGGGACGGGGGTGTCGTCGGGTGCGTCGACGGACGAGCGACGTGGCGCCGGGCGGGCCGCCGGCCTGGCTCCCGATGCCGCCGAACGGCGGTGCTCGGTCCGTACCTGGTCGACCTCGACCCCGACCCGACCGGCGATCTCGCGCAGGAAGGCCTCGACCTTCGCGTGGTCGCGGATGGCCACCACCAGACCGACCGCCTCACGGACGGCGTCGACCCGCTGGTCTCCACGGTCGAGGTCGTAGCGCTCCAGGATGCTGTCGAGCACGAACCGGTACAGCGGGACCCGCGAGGCGATCAGCTCGCGCACCGCGGGATCGCCGTCGGCCATCCGCAGGTCGCACGGGTCCATGCCCCGCGGTTCGATCGCCACGTACGTCTGACCGGCGAACTCCTGGTCTCCCTCGAAGGCCTTGACCGCCGCCCGCTGGCCGGCCTCGTCGCCGTCGAAGGTGAAGATGACCTCCCCCCGGAACGCGTCGTGGTCGAGCATGATGCGGCGCAGGATGCGGGTGTGGCCCTCGCCGAACGCGGTGCCGCAGGTCGCGATCGCCGTGGTGACACCGGCGACGTGGCACGCCATCACGTCGGTGTAGCCCTCGACGACGACGGCCTGGCTCGACCCGGAGATCTGCCGACGCGCCAGGTCGATGCCGTAGAGCACCTGGCTCTTCTTGTAGATCGGCGTCTCCGAGGTGTTGACGTACTTGCCGCTCATGAAGTCGTCCTCGAACATGCGACGAGCGCCGAACCCGATGATCTCGCCGGTCATCTCGCGGATCGGCCACAGCAGGCGGCCCTGGAAGACGTCGAACATCCCGCGGGAGGAGCGCCGGGCCAGTCCGCCGACGAGCAGCTCCTCCTCGGTGAACCCGCGACCGGTGAGGTGCGCCGTCAGGGCGGTTCCGCTGCGCGGCGCCCACCCCATGCCGAAGGTCTCGGCGTGGGCGGAGGTGAACCCCCGGTCGGTGACCAGCTGGCGACCGGGCTGCGCCTCCGCGCTCGTGGTGAGGGCGGCGGCGTAGAACTCGCCGGCCATCCGGTGTGCCTCCAGCAGCCGCTGGCGCTGGCGAGGGTCGCGGCGCGGGCCGGACCGCTGCCCGTCCTCCTCGTAGCGCACCTGGATGCCGTACCGGCCGGCCAGCCGCTCGACCGCCTCGGCGAAGGGCAGGCCCTCGATCTCCATGAGGAACTTGATCGAGTCGCCGCCGGCACCGCAGCCGAAGCAGTGGTAGAAGCCCTGGGCCGGGCGCACGTTGAACGACGGGGTCTTCTCGTCGTGGAACGGGCACAGCCCCTTGCGGGCGCCGCCGCCGGCGTTGCGCAGCGTGACGTACTGCTCGACGACCTCGTCGATGCGCGCGCGTTCGCGGACGAGCTGGATGTCCTCGTCCTTGATCAGCGCCATGCGCGCATCCTAGGCCGACCGGTCACAGCCGCAGGCGCTCCGCCCACACGGGTGCGGAGAGGTCGGTGAGGCTCGCGACCTGGTCGATGACGACCCGCAGTCGGGCTGCGTCGTCCGTGGCCCGGGCGAAGTCCTGCGCCAGGTCCGGTTCGAGGTCGCGTCCCTCGCGCGCGGCGAGTGCGGCGACCAGACCCGCGAGCAGGTCCCGCTGGGCGCGCAGGTCCTCGGCCCGGTCGGTCGCCCGCATGACGTAGTGGGCCGCCACCGACTTCAGGACGGTGATCTCGTCCCGCGTGGCGTCCGGGACCTCCAGGTCGGCCTCGTACCGCACCAGCGGACCTCGTCCCCACCGCTCGACGGTCGCCGCGTGGGCAGCGGTGGCGAACCGCCCGATGAGGGCACTGGTGAGACCCTTCAGCGCCGCCATCGACTCCCGTCCGGCACCGAGCGGCCGGGTCGGCCACTCCGGGAGACGTTGCAGCCGATCCCAGGCCGCCGAGAACCGGTCGTCGGGCAGGCTCGGGTCGTACCAGTCCCGGGCGACGCCGAGCACGGCCGGTCCGTCGACGTCGAGCAGGTCGAACCAGCCCCCCACGACGCCGTCCTCGACGTCGTGCACGGAGTAGGCTATGTCGTCGGCGAGGTCCATCACCTGCGCCTCGACCGGTCGCCGGGGCGCCGGCGCTCCGGCCACCACCCAGTCGAAGATCGGGCGGTCGTCGGCGTACACCCCGAACTTGCCGCTCCCGTCGGGAGCGGCGCCCCGCTCCCACGGGTACTTGACGCACGCGGCCAGGGTGGCGCGGGTCAGGTTGAGGCCGACGCCGACCCCGCCGGCCGTGATGGTCTTGGCCTCCAGCCGGGTGAGCAGTCGCAGGGTCTGGGCATTCCCCTCGAACCCGCCGCACGCCGCGGCCACAGCGTCGAGCGCCACCTCACCGTTGTGTCCGAACGGCGGGTGCCCGAGGTCGTGGGCCAGGGCCGCGGAGTCGACCACGTCGGGGTCGCACCCGAGCGACGCACCGAGCTCGCGGGCGACCTGCGCGACCTCGAGGGAGTGCGTGAGCCGGTTGCGCACGAAGTCGTCGAAGCCGGCCCCCATGACCTGCGTCTTGGCCGACAGCCGTCGCAGCGCCGAGGAGTGCACGATCCTGCCGCGGTCGCGCTCGAACGCGGTCCGTCCCGCGCGCTTGGGCGGCTCGGCGACGTAGCGGGCGCGCGCCTCGGCGCCGTAGCTCGTCGTCACCTGCAGCACCGTAGTCGCCGGGGCGCCCCGCGGCGACTCCCCCGTCGGGCGGTGGATGTGCGACCGTCTGGGCGCTCATTCGGTCGCAGGCACACCTCCCACCGATGGTCACCACCATTCGGTCGCGGATCCACCGCCCGGACGGGGGTCACCAGCGGCCCTGGCGGGGGCGTGGCTGGCAGGCGGGGCACCAGAAGGACGAGCGGTTCATGAAGGGGCTGCGGCGCATCGGCGTGGTGCACCGGTCGCACGGCTCACCCTCGCGGCCGTAGGCGTGCAGCGACCGGTCGAAGTAGCCGCTCTGCCCGTTGACGTTGACGTAGAGGGCGTCGAAGGAGGTGCCGCCCTGCTCCAGGGCCGCCCGCATGACGTCGGTGACGTGCTCGACGAGTGCGTCGATCTCGGCCCTTCGCAGGTGCCGGGTGTTGCGCGCGTAGTGCAGCGGCACGCGCCACAGCGCCTCGTCGGCATAGATGTTGCCGATGCCCGACACGAGGGTCTGGTCCAGCAGGGCGCGCTTGACCCCGGTCTGCCGGCGTCGCAGCCTCGCCGAGAACTCCTCGGCATCGAACGCCGGGTCGAGCGGGTCACGGGCGATGTGCGCCATCGCCGCCGGCACCCCGTCGGACACCTGATCGCTGACGGCCAGCCCGCCGAAGATCCGCTGGTCGACGAAGTGCAGCCGGGTGCCGTCGTCCAGGTCCAGACCGACGCGCAGGTGCCGCGGGTCCGGGGTCTGCTCGGTGCCGATCAGCATCTGACCACTCATGCCGAGGTGCGCGGTGAGCGCCGAGCCGTCGTCCAGCGGCAGCCACAGGTACTTGCCCCGGCGGCAGGCGTCGACGACGGTGCGACCGCGCAGCCGATCGGCGAAGTCGACGGGCCCCGGCAGGTGCCGGCGCAGGGACCGCGCGTCGAGCACCCGGACGTCCGACACCGTGCGCCCCACGACGTGGTCCACCAGGCCGAGGCGGACCACCTCGACCTCGGGCAGCTCAGGCACGGGCGGAGGCGTCCTCGAGCTCGTCGGCGAGGGTGCGCCAGGCGATCTCGGCGACCTCCTGCTCGGCCTCCTTCTTGGACCGGCCCGCGCCTCCGGCGAACACCCGCTCCCCCAGGTGGACCTCGGCGGTGAAGGAACGGGCGTGGTCGGGCCCGGTGCCCTCGAGGTGGTAGCGCGGCACCCCGAGCCCGTGGTGGGCCGCCATCTCCTGCAGGGAGGTCTTCCAGTCAAGGGCCGCGCCGAGCGAGGCCGCGTCGGCCATCACGGGGTCGAACACCCGGTGCACCACCTCGGCGGCCCGCTCGATGCCGAACTGCAGGAACACCGCCCCGATGACGGCCTCGACCGTGTCGGACAGGATCGACGCCTTGTCGCGACCGCCGGTGGTCTCCTCACCGCGACCGAGACGCACGACGTCGCCGATCCCCAGCGTCCGCGCCACGACGGCGAGCGCCTTGGCACTGACGACCGCCGCGCGCAGCTTCGCCAGCTGGCCCTCGGGCAGGTCCGGGTGGGCGCGGAACAGCGAGTCGGTCACGACGAGGCCCAAGACGGAGTCGCCGAGGAACTCCAGCCGTTCGTTGTTCGGGATCTGACCGTTCTCGTAGGCGTACGAGCGGTGGGTCAGGGCATGACGAAGGAGTTCCGGATCAAGATCCGGAACTCCCAGCACGTCCCGCAGGGCATCCACGGGAGCGAGGTCCGTCAGAGGACCTGACGACGCTCGCCACGGGCCCCGTACTGGCCGCACTCGGTGCAGGCGCGGTGCGGGACGACCTTGCTGTCGCACGTGGGGCTGGCGCAGTCGACCAAGGGGGTCTTGGTCGTCTTCCACGCCGAACGACGGTGGCGCGTGTTGCTGCGCGACATCTTCCGCTTCGGGACTGCCACGGTTACTCCTCGGGTTGCTCGGTCAATCGGGTCAGGGCCGTCCACCGGGGGTCGATCGGCTCGCCGTGCGTGTGATCGGGATCATCCGCGAGCCGTGCACCGCAATCGGGGCACAGTCCCGGACACTCCGGACCACACAACGGGTGAAGCGGCAGGGCGAACACCACCGCGTCGGTCAGTACGGGTTCGAGGTCGAGCAGGTCGCCCTCGAGGGCCACCACGTCGTCGGCTTCCTCCTGGCTGGAGGGCCGGTCGTAGAGGTACAGCTCCTGGAAGTCGACGTCGAGATCCTCCTCCACGTCGTCCAGGCACCGCACACACTCGCCGGTGGCACGGGCCGAGGCCGTTCCTGTCGCCAGGACACCGTCCATCACTGCCTCGAGCCGCAGCTCGATGTCCAGCTCAGAACCCTCGGCCACGCCGTAGACGTCGTAGCCCAGACGCACCGGCGCCTCGACCGACAGGTGGTACGTGCGCTCGTTGCCCGGTCGCCGACCCAGTTCGTAGGTGTCAACCACCAGCGGTCCCGACTGCACGCCTGTCCATCCGTCGAAGTGCACAACACATCTCGGCCCGCAAGCAGGCCGACGATCATGGTAACCCGTGCGGGAGCGCCGGAGCCAATCGGCCGGACGGGGCGAGCCCGCTCCCCCGTCCGCCACCGGAAACGTCGGCGGACGGTGGCAGGCTGCCGTCGTGACCGAGGGTACCGTCCTGCACGCCGACCTCGACGCGTTCTTCGCGTCGGTCGAGCAGCGCGACGACCCCCGTCTGCGGGGTCGGCCGATCATCGTCGGCGGCGGGGTCGTGCTCGCGGCGTCCTACGAGGCCAAGGCCTTCGGCGTCCGCACCGCCTCGAGCCTGCGGGAGGCACGGCGAGCCTGCCCGGCCGCGATCGTGGTGCCGCCGCGGTTCGAGGCGTACACCCGGGCC
The Aeromicrobium marinum DSM 15272 genome window above contains:
- a CDS encoding YceD family protein; this encodes MVDTYELGRRPGNERTYHLSVEAPVRLGYDVYGVAEGSELDIELRLEAVMDGVLATGTASARATGECVRCLDDVEEDLDVDFQELYLYDRPSSQEEADDVVALEGDLLDLEPVLTDAVVFALPLHPLCGPECPGLCPDCGARLADDPDHTHGEPIDPRWTALTRLTEQPEE
- the rpmF gene encoding 50S ribosomal protein L32; this translates as MAVPKRKMSRSNTRHRRSAWKTTKTPLVDCASPTCDSKVVPHRACTECGQYGARGERRQVL
- the rnc gene encoding ribonuclease III; this encodes MDALRDVLGVPDLDPELLRHALTHRSYAYENGQIPNNERLEFLGDSVLGLVVTDSLFRAHPDLPEGQLAKLRAAVVSAKALAVVARTLGIGDVVRLGRGEETTGGRDKASILSDTVEAVIGAVFLQFGIERAAEVVHRVFDPVMADAASLGAALDWKTSLQEMAAHHGLGVPRYHLEGTGPDHARSFTAEVHLGERVFAGGAGRSKKEAEQEVAEIAWRTLADELEDASARA